One Equus caballus isolate H_3958 breed thoroughbred chromosome 14, TB-T2T, whole genome shotgun sequence DNA segment encodes these proteins:
- the SMIM32 gene encoding small integral membrane protein 32: MYGDVFNATGGPEAAVGGALALAATVKAEGALPLELATARGMRDGAAAKPDLPTYLLLFFLLLLSVALVILFIGCQLRHSAFAALPHDRSLRDARAPWKMRPV; this comes from the coding sequence ATGTACGGCGACGTGTTCAACGCCACCGGCGGCCCCGAGGCGGCGGTAGGCGGCGCGCTGGCCCTGGCAGCCACGGTCAAGGCAGAGGGCGCTTTGCCGCTGGAGCTGGCCACCGCGCGCGGGATGCGGGACGGCGCGGCCGCAAAGCCCGACCTGCCCACCTACCTGCTGCtcttcttcctgctgctgctctccGTTGCGCTCGTCATCCTCTTCATCGGCTGCCAGCTGCGCCACTCGGCCTTCGCTGCGCTGCCCCACGACCGCTCGCTGCGCGACGCCCGCGCGCCCTGGAAGATGCGGCCGGTGTAG